ACCCCGGTCGCGCCGAGCACGACAACCGGTCCGTCCCGCAGTCCGGTGGCGTCCAGCCCGGCGGAATCTATGCCGAGGCCATCGCCGCCGGCATGGCGGTCAGCTCGCTTTAGTGACATGACCGAAGACGAGCATTTCGAGGACATCGCCGACGACCTCGCCGGCTATGGCGTGAGCACCGGCAAGATGTTCGGCGCGCGAGCCCTGATGCTTGACGGCAAAGCCGTCGCCTGCCTCAAAGGCGGCATGTTCGCGGTGAAGCTCGGTGCCGGCAGTCCGGCGCACGCCTCGGCCATGGCCATCCCGGAAGCGACCCTCTTCGACCCGGCCGGCAAGGGCCGTCCGTTCAAGGACTGGGTCGCACTGCCGGTTACGCAGTCGAAACACTGGCTGACGGTGGCCGAATCAGCCGTCAAGCCCTCCTGACCGACCACAGGCCCCCGGTGCCGCAGGGCCACCCTGCGTGCGCATGACGGCACGTAGGGTGGCTTGCGGCGTCTTGTCAGAGGCTGTCGAGGGCCGCGTCGAAGGCCTGGCGGATGAGCCTGAAGTGCTCCTCCGTCGCGGTCAGCGGCGGTGACACGGCGAGCGAGCTGTTGAGCGTACGCAACAAAACTCCGCTCTCGTCGCGAGCGTGCGCGCCGACGGCGGCCACCGCGGCCGGGTTGGCGGCAAGCGTGTCCGGATGCAGCTCGACGGCGGCCAGCAAGCCGACGCCGCCGCGCACCTCGGCGACCGCCGGATGGTCGGCCAGCGACCGCAGCGCCTCGTACAGCGGCTTCTCCAACTGCTCACCGCGTGTGACGAGATTGTCCTGCTCCAGTATGTCCAGGTTGGCGAGGGCGGCCGCGCAGCAGGTCGGGTGACCGGCGTACGTGGCGCCGTGCCGGAACGCCCGGCCGCCTTCGTCCCAGAACGGCGCGGCCACCTCGGCCGACGCGATCACCCCGCCGAGCGGCAGATAACCGCTGGTGACACCCTTGGCGAAGGTGATCAGGTCCGGCGTCACGCCAAACCGCTCGATGCCAAACCACCGGCCGAGCCGGCCGTAACCGCAGATCACCTCGTCGGCAACGAAAAGCACGCCGTACTCGCGCGCGATCGCGGCGGTGGCCTCCAGATATCCCGGCGCCGGCGGGATGACGCCGCCGGCACCGATGACCGGCTCGGCGAAGAACGCGGCGACCTTCTCGGGCCCGATCCGCTCGATTTCCTTGCGCAGCGCGGCCGGATCGTCGTGCGCCACCCGCTCGGCCTCGCGGATGAACTCGCCGAAGCCGTCGCGGTTGGCGCCGATGCCGGCGATGCCGGTGCCGACCCCGTGTGTGCCGTGGTAGGACTGCGTGCGGCTGATCAGGTGCGTACGCTCCGGTTCGCCTTTGGCGTTCCAATAGCGCCGGGCGATTTTCGCCGCCGTCTCAATGGAATCGCCGCCGCCGGAGGTGAGAAACACTTTGGCGTCGGCCATCGGCGCGTACGACGCGACCCGCGCGGCGACCTCTTTCGCCGGTACGTTGGCGAAATTGCCGAAGATGCCATAGGCCTCGAGTTTTCCCAGCTGCGCGGCGATCGCGGCGGCGATCTCCGGCCGACCATGGCCGATGTTGGAATACCAGAGCGAGGCGGTGGCGTCCAGATATCGCTTGCCGCCGGTGTCGTAGACCCACACGTCCTCGCCGCGTTCCAGCACGAACTCCGCGCCGCGTACGGCGTGCATGTCGGCGAACGGATGCCAGAGGCTGGTGTCGGTCACGGCGGTCCTCCCAGGTGTCAGGTAACTCCATCCACTCTTACACCTGGTCGGAACCGCCGCTGCTCAGGGCCTATTTGTCGGCGGTGAGCTTTCCGGCCCGGCCCCAGCTGTCCGGCGCGGTCTCCTGGAACCACACCTCGACGGCCTCGGCCGGAATCTGGTATGCGTCGACGAAAGCGTCCGTGATGCGTTTGATGAGATCGCGCTTGAGCTCGACGGTGCGCGGTCCCTGCTGGATGGTGACGGTCGGCATGTCTGTCTCCTTTTTCGTTTGCCTGCGGGAGATATTCCAGCCGGAAACGGCGGCCGCACCAAGAGCGAACCGGAGCTCGCAGCGATCACCGATCCAGATCGGTCAGCAGCTTCAGAAACCGGGTCGGCGACTCGCGGCGTACGACCAACGACGTGGTGAGCGCGAGATCTGGCTCCAGTGGCCGAAAAGCGACCCGATCCGTACGCAACTGAGCCGCGTGTGCGGCGTAGACGACCGTCCACAGTGGCTCACCCGCGCCGATCATCGCCAGTGTGTCCTGGAGTGCGCCGGAAGACGCCGGTTTCGGGGTGAAACCGGCGTCATGGCAGGCCTGCACGACCAGGTCGACCAGCGGCGGGTTGTTACGTCTGTTGGTCAGCCGCAACGGGAGCGCGGCGAGGTCGCCCAGCGCCACCGCGGAGCGCGACGCGAGCGGATGCCGTGCCGGCAGTGCCGCGTACAGCTGGTCGGGCCACATCGGAATCTCGCGCAGCCGCGGATCGCCGGTCGCACCGCGTACGAAGGCCGCGTCCAGCGTGCCGGCGAGCACCTGCTGCAGCCGCTCCTCGGCCGGCGCCGACACCAGCTCCACGCGTACGGCCGGAGTCAGCCGGTCGAGCACGCGGTCCAGCCGCTCGCCGAGACCGGTGCTGGTGCCGAGCCGCAGTGTGTCGACGACCGCCACCGACTCGCGTGCGCGCTGCTCAGCGGCCAGTACGGCGCGTGCCTCCGGGAGGAACCGCTCCCCCGCCGGCGTCAGCCGTACGTGCCGCGACGAGCGGTCGAACAGGTCCACGCCGAGCTCGCGCTCCAGCCGCTTGACCTGCTGGCTCACCGCCGACTGCACGATGTGCAGCCGGTCGGCCGCGCGACCGAAGTGCAGCTCCTCGGCGACCGTGACGAAGTACGACAGCTGGCGCAGTTCCACCCGCCTAGTCTGCCGGACCGCGCAGTTCCCACTTTCCGCGCAGGAACAGCAGGTAGTAGGCGGCGGCCAGCACCAGCACGCCCACGGTCACGATCAGGCTCGGCCGGCCGACCGCCGGATCGAGCAGGTTCTGGTAGGTGACGTAGACGAGCGCCGCCAGCGCGATCAGTGGCGGCAGCGGGAAAAGTGGCATCCGATACGCGGAGTGCGCGGTCGTACCGTTGCGGCGACCCGTCAGCGTGGCGACGCACAACGACGCGTAGACGGCGACCAGCGATGTTCCGGTGACGACCAACAACACATGCAGGTCAACGAAACACACCACCGCGGAGACCGCGCCAACGATCAGCGTCGCGACCCACGGCGTACGGAACCGCGGATGGATCGCCTGGAGCGTACGGCTCGCCGGCCACACGCCGTCGCGGGCGCTGCTGAAGAAAAGCCGTGCGGTCAACAGCAAAATCGCCAACACCGCGTTGATGATGGCCAGCGCGACCGCCAGGCTCATCGCGATCGCCACCGCGTTGCCGGCGCGCGTACGGACGAAGTCGTCGAGCATGTTCTGCGATCCGAACAGCGAGTGCAGGTCCGGCGCTCCGAGCAGCACCGCGGTCACCGGGATCAGCTCGGCGGCGACCGTCACGACCAACGCCCACAGGATGGCGCGCGCGATCGTACGCGGTGCGTCGCGTGTCTCCTCGCCAAGCACGACCGCCGATCCATAGCCGTTGTACGCGAAGATGGCCACCGCCGTCGCGGCGCCGATGACGCCGAGCGTCGCCGCCGGCAGGCCCGGCCCGGCCATCACCGGATGCAGGATCAGGTCGGTGATCGGCCGCTCGACGTGCAGGAATCCGAGCCCGCTCAGCAGCAGCAACGCGAGGATCTCGATGGCCAGGAAGATGCCGGTCACGACCGCGTTGAGCTTCACGTCGAAGACGCCGAGCACGGCGGTCACGAGCACGGTGACCGCCGCGACGACCGGCCCGTTCAGGCCGGGGATCAGCGCGCCAAGATAGATGCCGACCCCGAGCGCGATCACCGCCACGATGATGACCTGCGTGAACAGCATCAGCACCATGACCATGAAGCCGGGCAGCTTGCCGACCGTACGCGCGACGATCGCGTACTCACCGCCGGTCAGCGGATAGGCCGACGACAGCTCCGCGTACACGAAGGCCATCAGCACGCCGACCAGGCCGGCCACGACGAAGCTCCAGAACGCGCCGGTGCCAGCCTGGCCGATCACCCCCGGCGCGATGATGAACACCGAGGAGGCCGGTGTGATCGCGGACAGTGTGATCAGCAGGGTCCCCAGCGCCTTCAGGCTTCTGCGCAGGCCGACCTGCGTGGTGGTGGTCGTCATCCCGCCTCCACTCATTCTTTGAATGTGCATCAAATAACCGCGCGGCGGCTCGCGTCAACAGTTACAGTGAAATCCATCGATGGTTTGAACGGGATTAAGGCGAATGGCGAGACCCAGACGACAGGACCAACGGCGCGCCGAGCTGGTCGCCGCCGCGCGTGAGGCCGTGCTCGAGCGCGGCATGCTCGGCCTGCGGCTGCGCGATGTGGCCGAGCGGGCCGGCCTGTCGTCTGGCGCGGTGCTCTACTACTACCCGACGCTCACCGGCCTCCTGGAGGAGGTGCAGCGCGCCGCGGTCGAGCGGTTCTGCGACCTGCGTTCGGCCGCCGTGGCGGCGCACACCGATCCGCGGCGCCGACTGCTCGCGATGATCGGCAGCGGACTGCCGAGCGGACCCGACGACGAACTGTGCACACTGTTGTACGAGCTCGGCACCATCGCGCGGCGCGATCCCGCGTACGCGGCGAGGCACATCGACCTTTTCGGCCGCCAGGTGGCGATCTACACCGGCATCCTGGAGGCCGGCGCGGCCGCCGGCGCCTTCACCTTGGCCGCCGACGCGCTGACCATCGCGCGCAACCTCGTCGTCCTGGAGGACGGCTATGGCCTGCACCTCGTGCAGGCGGTAGCGCCGATCGACGTGGCGACCGCCGAACAGACCATCCGCGCGTACGCCTCACTGGCCACCGGCTGCGACTTAGGAGAGCTATGACCCGCGCACGTGACCTCGTCGATTTGCCTGGCACGGCAGGAAAACACAACGCCATCACGGATGTGGCCGGTGTCGAGGTCGGGTATGTGACACTGGTCGAAGGTGACAGCGTACGCACCGGCGTGACCGCCATCCTGCCGCGCGGCCGCGACGGTGTTGGCGACCCGTGCGCGGCCGGATGGCACAGCCTCAACGGCAACGGCGAGATGACCGGCACGACCTGGCTGACCGAGACCGGCTCACTCGCGCTGCCGGTGCTGATCACCAACACGCACGCGGTCGGCCCATGCCATCGCGGCGTCATCGACTGGGTTGCCCGGCATCGTCCCGATCTCGCCGCCGAGTGGCTGCTGCCGGTGGTCGCGGAGACCTGGGACGGACGGCTCAACGACATCAACGGTGATCACGTACGCGCCGAGCACGCGGTGGCGGCAATCGACGCGGCGGCCGGCGGACCGGTCGCCGAAGGCTCGGTCGGCGGCGGCACCGGAATGGTCTGCTATGAGTTCAAAGGCGGCAGCGGCACGGCGTCGCGGCTGGTGTCCTATGGCGCCGACACCTACACCGTCGGCGCGTTCGTACAGGCGAATTTCGGCTCACGGAAAGAACTGACGATCGCCGGACGGCCGGTCGGCCTGGCCGGCGGCGGCTCGCGCGTACCACCCGGCGCCGGCTCGGTGATCGCGGTCGTCGCCACCGACGCGCCGATGCTGCCGGGCCAGTGCATGGCGCTCGCGCGTCGCGTACCACTCGGGCTGGCGCGCACCGGCACCACCGGATCGCATTTC
The nucleotide sequence above comes from Fodinicola acaciae. Encoded proteins:
- a CDS encoding APC family permease; this encodes MTTTTTQVGLRRSLKALGTLLITLSAITPASSVFIIAPGVIGQAGTGAFWSFVVAGLVGVLMAFVYAELSSAYPLTGGEYAIVARTVGKLPGFMVMVLMLFTQVIIVAVIALGVGIYLGALIPGLNGPVVAAVTVLVTAVLGVFDVKLNAVVTGIFLAIEILALLLLSGLGFLHVERPITDLILHPVMAGPGLPAATLGVIGAATAVAIFAYNGYGSAVVLGEETRDAPRTIARAILWALVVTVAAELIPVTAVLLGAPDLHSLFGSQNMLDDFVRTRAGNAVAIAMSLAVALAIINAVLAILLLTARLFFSSARDGVWPASRTLQAIHPRFRTPWVATLIVGAVSAVVCFVDLHVLLVVTGTSLVAVYASLCVATLTGRRNGTTAHSAYRMPLFPLPPLIALAALVYVTYQNLLDPAVGRPSLIVTVGVLVLAAAYYLLFLRGKWELRGPAD
- a CDS encoding TetR/AcrR family transcriptional regulator — translated: MARPRRQDQRRAELVAAAREAVLERGMLGLRLRDVAERAGLSSGAVLYYYPTLTGLLEEVQRAAVERFCDLRSAAVAAHTDPRRRLLAMIGSGLPSGPDDELCTLLYELGTIARRDPAYAARHIDLFGRQVAIYTGILEAGAAAGAFTLAADALTIARNLVVLEDGYGLHLVQAVAPIDVATAEQTIRAYASLATGCDLGEL
- the dmpI gene encoding 4-oxalocrotonate tautomerase DmpI — translated: MWIGDRCELRFALGAAAVSGWNISRRQTKKETDMPTVTIQQGPRTVELKRDLIKRITDAFVDAYQIPAEAVEVWFQETAPDSWGRAGKLTADK
- a CDS encoding aspartate aminotransferase family protein produces the protein MTDTSLWHPFADMHAVRGAEFVLERGEDVWVYDTGGKRYLDATASLWYSNIGHGRPEIAAAIAAQLGKLEAYGIFGNFANVPAKEVAARVASYAPMADAKVFLTSGGGDSIETAAKIARRYWNAKGEPERTHLISRTQSYHGTHGVGTGIAGIGANRDGFGEFIREAERVAHDDPAALRKEIERIGPEKVAAFFAEPVIGAGGVIPPAPGYLEATAAIAREYGVLFVADEVICGYGRLGRWFGIERFGVTPDLITFAKGVTSGYLPLGGVIASAEVAAPFWDEGGRAFRHGATYAGHPTCCAAALANLDILEQDNLVTRGEQLEKPLYEALRSLADHPAVAEVRGGVGLLAAVELHPDTLAANPAAVAAVGAHARDESGVLLRTLNSSLAVSPPLTATEEHFRLIRQAFDAALDSL
- a CDS encoding LysR family transcriptional regulator yields the protein MELRQLSYFVTVAEELHFGRAADRLHIVQSAVSQQVKRLERELGVDLFDRSSRHVRLTPAGERFLPEARAVLAAEQRARESVAVVDTLRLGTSTGLGERLDRVLDRLTPAVRVELVSAPAEERLQQVLAGTLDAAFVRGATGDPRLREIPMWPDQLYAALPARHPLASRSAVALGDLAALPLRLTNRRNNPPLVDLVVQACHDAGFTPKPASSGALQDTLAMIGAGEPLWTVVYAAHAAQLRTDRVAFRPLEPDLALTTSLVVRRESPTRFLKLLTDLDR
- a CDS encoding P1 family peptidase gives rise to the protein MTRARDLVDLPGTAGKHNAITDVAGVEVGYVTLVEGDSVRTGVTAILPRGRDGVGDPCAAGWHSLNGNGEMTGTTWLTETGSLALPVLITNTHAVGPCHRGVIDWVARHRPDLAAEWLLPVVAETWDGRLNDINGDHVRAEHAVAAIDAAAGGPVAEGSVGGGTGMVCYEFKGGSGTASRLVSYGADTYTVGAFVQANFGSRKELTIAGRPVGLAGGGSRVPPGAGSVIAVVATDAPMLPGQCMALARRVPLGLARTGTTGSHFSGDIFLAFSTANSGALRSAFGDAGYDTLRFVRWGAIDPFYEAVVQAVEEAVLNALVDNESMTGLGGHHVPALPHAYLTGADSING